The following are from one region of the Silene latifolia isolate original U9 population chromosome 9, ASM4854445v1, whole genome shotgun sequence genome:
- the LOC141602269 gene encoding uncharacterized protein LOC141602269 gives MNCATDWNKAAVGKLVWWLATMPDHLWVRWVNTVYIKAWIYFDNALKTNFKLHKLGIDDDDIYTICGMGSETDSHLFFECEYSSKIIALIGNQIRENIPVDNHTEWRRRLTGSTMRKGIINALLNASIYAIWRQRNLCKDDLVLLTPEKVAMMIIKEVTNRILSFQEQMGSRERELIEGLHEHNG, from the exons ATGAACTGTGCCACTGATTGGAACAAAGCAGCTGTTGGAAAATTGGTCTGGTGGTTAGCTACTATGCCTGATCACTTGTGGGTTAGGTGGGTCAACACAGTCTACATAAAAG CTTGGATCTACTTTGACAATGCTTTAAAAACCAATTTCAAATTGCATAAATTGgggattgatgatgatgatatctATACGATTTGTGGGATGGGCTCAGAGACGGATTCTCATTTATTCTTTGAATGTGAATATAGCTCCAAGATAATTGCCCTCATAGGCAATCAGATCAGGGAGAACATTCCTGTAGACAACCACACAGAATGGCGAAGAAGATTAACTGGCTCTACGATGCGAAAAGGGATCATTAACGCTCTGTTAAATGCCTCAATCTATGCCATATGGAGACAGCGGAACCTCTGCAAAGATGATCTTGTGCTGCTTACACCGGAAAAAGTAGCGATGATGATTATTAAAGAGGTCACTAATCGTATCTTAAGCTTTCAGGAGCAAATGGGAAGTCGAGAAAGAGAATTAATAGAGGGATTGCATGAACACAATGGATGA